A genomic window from Elaeis guineensis isolate ETL-2024a chromosome 3, EG11, whole genome shotgun sequence includes:
- the LOC140856670 gene encoding NAC domain-containing protein 13-like isoform X2, whose protein sequence is MWYLYNPDDPQSLNGECEIKVTRTGYWKPMGGLRIFTSTPTVGRKTTREFYIGKAPNGDKTGWTMHEYQTEQKTHQGINKEQDHCSLYRVFFQINERPNHEEQHNSMIADAADGDYLEHVLLNLLEQENNSSSSGAGNRSQMVGRDQQGQSVLSGTSVTGPETDSSAEDVYATCDFSKGDYLELNDLYSPGTSSSSSDNSSLMSVNSDEYFDADALLRDLENEHNPRVEEEHADCRYSVSASVKSNQVVIRPPPSGSVCGNSSSNLVAEGGAFANPMPERAWASGPSSSAYELSHNRKASSSGKSPGSDSDQSSSGSSRGSRTSRGQGLKTVGRIAKLGKYYCCCGSF, encoded by the exons ATGTGGTACTTGTACAATCCTGATGACCCACAGTCTCTGAATGGTGAATGTGAAATTAAAGTGACAAGAACTGGGTACTGGAAACCCATGGGTGGTCTCAGAATATTCACAAGTACTCCTACTGTAGGCAGAAAAACAACAAGGGAATTTTATATAGGGAAAGCACCCAATGGAGATAAAACTGGGTGGACGATGCATGAATATCAAACAGAACAGAAGACACACCAGGGAATTAATAAAGAGCAG GACCACTGCTCTCTGTATAGAGTCTTTTTCCAAATTAATGAAAGGCCAAATCATGAGGAACAGCATAACTCTATGATTGCAGATGCTGCTGATGGTGATTACCTAGAACATGTGTTGCTGAATCTTCTAGAACAAGAAAACAATTCATCTTCAAGTGGTGCTGGAAACAGATCCCAG ATGGTTGGCAGGGATCAGCAGGGGCAATCAGTATTATCTGGAACAAGTGTTACCGGTCCAGAAACTGATAGCTCTGCTGAGGACGTATATGCAACTTGTGATTTTTCTAAGGGAGACTACTTGGAACTGAATGACCTGTATAGTCCAGGGACATCTTCATCCAGTTCTGACAATTCTAGCCTCATGTCAGTAAACTCTGATGAATACTTTGATGCTGATGCCTTGTTGAGGGATCTTGAGAATGAACATAACCCAAGGGTGGAAGAAGAGCATGCAGATTGCAGATACAGTGTCTCTGCATCCGtcaaatcaaatcaagtggtTATCAGGCCACCACCATCAG GCTCAGTTTGCGGTAACAGTAGCAGTAATCTGGTGGCAGAAGGGGGCGCATTTGCCAATCCAATGCCTGAAAGGGCATGGGCTTCCGGCCCTTCCTCTTCTGCTTATGAGCTATCTCATAAcaggaaggcttctagttcagGCAAATCTCCAGGTAGTGATTCAGACCAATCTTCTTCCGGTAGTTCACGTGGCAGCAGGACTTCCCGAGGTCAGGGATTGAAGACTGTTGGCAGGATTGCAAAGTTGGGGAAGTACTATTGCTGCTGTGGATCATTTTAG
- the LOC140856670 gene encoding NAC domain-containing protein 13-like isoform X1 has product MWYLYNPDDPQSLNGECEIKVTRTGYWKPMGGLRIFTSTPTVGRKTTREFYIGKAPNGDKTGWTMHEYQTEQKTHQGINKEQDHCSLYRVFFQINERPNHEEQHNSMIADAADGDYLEHVLLNLLEQENNSSSSGAGNRSQMVGRDQQGQSVLSGTSVTGPETDSSAEDVYATCDFSKGDYLELNDLYSPGTSSSSSDNSSLMSVNSDEYFDADALLRDLENEHNPRVEEEHADCRYSVSASVKSNQVVIRPPPSDAYVAQPFELPNILGLVIQQILFFELKTCHSLIALNAQFAVTVAVIWWQKGAHLPIQCLKGHGLPALPLLLMSYLITGRLLVQANLQVVIQTNLLPVVHVAAGLPEVRD; this is encoded by the exons ATGTGGTACTTGTACAATCCTGATGACCCACAGTCTCTGAATGGTGAATGTGAAATTAAAGTGACAAGAACTGGGTACTGGAAACCCATGGGTGGTCTCAGAATATTCACAAGTACTCCTACTGTAGGCAGAAAAACAACAAGGGAATTTTATATAGGGAAAGCACCCAATGGAGATAAAACTGGGTGGACGATGCATGAATATCAAACAGAACAGAAGACACACCAGGGAATTAATAAAGAGCAG GACCACTGCTCTCTGTATAGAGTCTTTTTCCAAATTAATGAAAGGCCAAATCATGAGGAACAGCATAACTCTATGATTGCAGATGCTGCTGATGGTGATTACCTAGAACATGTGTTGCTGAATCTTCTAGAACAAGAAAACAATTCATCTTCAAGTGGTGCTGGAAACAGATCCCAG ATGGTTGGCAGGGATCAGCAGGGGCAATCAGTATTATCTGGAACAAGTGTTACCGGTCCAGAAACTGATAGCTCTGCTGAGGACGTATATGCAACTTGTGATTTTTCTAAGGGAGACTACTTGGAACTGAATGACCTGTATAGTCCAGGGACATCTTCATCCAGTTCTGACAATTCTAGCCTCATGTCAGTAAACTCTGATGAATACTTTGATGCTGATGCCTTGTTGAGGGATCTTGAGAATGAACATAACCCAAGGGTGGAAGAAGAGCATGCAGATTGCAGATACAGTGTCTCTGCATCCGtcaaatcaaatcaagtggtTATCAGGCCACCACCATCAG ATGCCTATGTGGCCCAACCTTTTGAACTACCCAACATCCTGGGGCTTGTTATCCAGCAGATTTTATTCTTCGAACTGAAGACATGCCATTCACTTATCGCCCTCAAT GCTCAGTTTGCGGTAACAGTAGCAGTAATCTGGTGGCAGAAGGGGGCGCATTTGCCAATCCAATGCCTGAAAGGGCATGGGCTTCCGGCCCTTCCTCTTCTGCTTATGAGCTATCTCATAAcaggaaggcttctagttcagGCAAATCTCCAGGTAGTGATTCAGACCAATCTTCTTCCGGTAGTTCACGTGGCAGCAGGACTTCCCGAGGTCAGGGATTGA